In Sciurus carolinensis unplaced genomic scaffold, mSciCar1.2, whole genome shotgun sequence, a single genomic region encodes these proteins:
- the LOC124975510 gene encoding LOW QUALITY PROTEIN: olfactory receptor 13A1-like (The sequence of the model RefSeq protein was modified relative to this genomic sequence to represent the inferred CDS: inserted 1 base in 1 codon), whose protein sequence is MKLWVKILLIVPETLXHPGTMSNQTMVTEFILQGFSEHPEHHMLLFSCFLSLYSVALTGNVLIILAISFNPGLHTPMYFFLFNLATMDIICTSSIMPKALEGLVSEKSFISYGGCMAQLYFLTWSASSELLLLTVMAYDRYAAICHPLHYSTMMSKAFCSMLATGVWVLCASNTAIHTGLMLRLNFCGPNVITHFFCEVPPLLLLSCSSTYVNSVMIVLADAFYGILNFLMTLVSYGFIISSILKMRTSEGKQKAFSTCSSHLIVVCMYYTAVFYAYISPVSSYSAEKSKVAGVLYTMLSPTLNPLIYTLRNKEVKAALAKFFPFFSS, encoded by the exons ATGAAACTGTGGGTGAAGATTCTCCTGATAGTCCCAGAAACTC TCCACCCAGGGACCATGAGTAACCAGACAATGGTAACAGAGTTTATCCTGCAGGGCTTCTCAGAACACCCAGAACACCACATGCTCTTATTCAGTTGTTTTCTCTCCCTCTACTCAGTGGCCCTCACAGGGAACGTCCTCATCATCTTGGCCATCTCCTTCAACCCTGGGCTCCATACCcccatgtattttttcctgttcAACTTGGCTACTATGGACATTATCTGTACCTCCTCCATCATGCCCAAGGCACTGGAGGGTCTGGTGTCAGAGAAGAGCTTCATATCCTATGGGGGCTGCATGGCACAGCTCTATTTCCTCACATGGTCTGCATCCTCAGAGCTGCTGCTCCTCActgtcatggcctatgaccggtaTGCAGCCATCTGCCACCCACTGCATTACAGCACCATGATGAGCAAGGCATTCTGCAGCATGCTGGCCACCGGAGTGTGGGTGCTCTGTGCCTCCAACACAGCCATCCACACAGGACTGATGCTGCGTTTGAATTTCTGTGGCCCTAATGTCATTACCCATTTCTTCTGTGAGGTTCCTCCTCTGCTGCTTCTCTCCTGCAGCTCCACCTATGTGAACAGTGTCATGATTGTCCTGGCTGATGCCTTTTATGGCATACTAAACTTCCTCATGACCCTCGTGTCCTATGGGTTCATCATTTCTAGCATCCTGAAGATGAGGACTTCAGAGGGGAAAcagaaagccttctccacctgctcctcccatCTCATTGTGGTGTGCATGTATTACACCGCTGTCTTCTATGCCTACATAAGCCCTGTCTCCAGCTACAGTGCAGAGAAGAGCAAGGTGGCTGGTGTGCTATACACTATGTTGAGTCCTACCCTCAACCCCCTCATCTATACTTTGAGAAACAAGGAGGTCAAAGCAGCTCTTGCCAAGTTCTTCCCCTTCTTCAGCAGTTAA
- the LOC124975516 gene encoding olfactory receptor 6C4-like, which yields MEKLVVGPLRNRTTVQEFLLEGFPAVQHLGHIFFLVHFLAYLTSVMGNMTIITIIWADHRLQTPMYFFLSSFSFVECCLITTVIPKLLTIFLSGRQTISFAACFTQDFIILFLGATVFFLLSVLSMDRYMAICKPLHYATFMTPKMCFLLVSGCFALGFLFMLVPVVMLSQLSFCGPNVIPHFFCDFGPLTNLSCSETRSIEILFFNLALFVLCSSLVITIIAYSNIVVTIMRLPSARERQRAFSTCSSHLMVLSLMYGSCVFIYVKPKQASRLDSNREAALVNTVVTPLLNPVIYTLRNKQVHQALRDVLSRVQLQK from the coding sequence atggaaaagttgGTGGTGGGGCCACTAAGGAACAGGACAACAGTCCAGGAGTTCCTTCTGGAGGGGTTTCCTGCAGTCCAGCATTTGGGTCACATCTTCTTCCTGGTACACTTTCTTGCATATCTGACCTCCGTCATGGGAAACATGACCATAATCACAATAATCTGGGCAGACCATCGTCTCCAAACAcctatgtacttcttcctcagtaGTTTCTCCTTTGTGGAATGCTGCCTTATAACCACTGTTATTCCAAAACTGCTGACCATCTTTCTGTCAGGGAGACAAACAATTTCCTTTGCTGCCTGCTTCACACaagattttatcattctttttctgggggcaactgttttctttcttttgtctgtaTTATCCATGGATCGGTACATGGCCATTTGCAAACCTTTACATTATGCCACTTTCATGACCCCAAAGATGTGTTTCCTGCTGGTCTCTGGCTGCTTTGCTTTGGGGTTCCTCTTTATGTTAGTTCCAGTTGTGATGCTTTCCCAGTTATCTTTCTGTGGCCCCAATGTCATCCCtcactttttctgtgattttgGACCTTTGACAAATCTCTCCTGTTCTGAAACCAGATCTATTGAAATATTGTTCTTCAACCTTGCTTTATTTGTCCTTTGCTCATCCCTGGTTATAACCATCATTGCATATAGCAACATAGTAGTAACAATCATGCGTCTCCCATCAGCCAGGGAGCGACAGAGAGCTTTCTCCACCTGCTCATCTCATCTCATGGTCCTCTCCCTAATGTATGGCAGTTGTGTCTTCATATATGTGAAACCAAAGCAAGCAAGCAGGCTGGACTCCAACAGAGAGGCTGCTCTTGTGAACACAGTGGTGACTCCGCTGCTGAACCCTGTCATCTACACCCTGCGCAACAAGCAGGTCCACCAGGCACTGAGGGATGTTCTGTCCAGAGTGCAATTGCAGAAATAG